One part of the Vitis riparia cultivar Riparia Gloire de Montpellier isolate 1030 chromosome 8, EGFV_Vit.rip_1.0, whole genome shotgun sequence genome encodes these proteins:
- the LOC117919873 gene encoding probable E3 ubiquitin-protein ligase BAH1-like isoform X1, whose amino-acid sequence MKFGETFMEYLHGEQESFLDKFSHVEYKRLKKVLKTCRSLHGSYGADEQEDENSDALSRLCRYESCPLCDKIFFSELMKEASDIAGCFSSRVRHLLHLHIATGMQRYVLLLRQCFKNDRQTIAEEGRMLIDYVTMNAIAIRKILKKYDKVHSSVNGRDFKRKMQAKHIELLQSPWLIELGAFYLNFNESDEESSCKISCQFSCDLSTTEPVMKLRLPDSMKLECNLTCPICLDTLFNPHALSCGHLFCKSCACSAASVMIFQGLEAASPESKCPICREAGVYSNAVEMLELGLLLKRRCREYWKERLIAERAEMVKQTKDYWDSQTKYVIGY is encoded by the exons atgaagtttggaGAGACTTTCATGGAGTATTTACATGGAGAGCAGGAGTCGTTTCTGGATAAATTCTCTCACGTTGAGTACAAGCGGCTGAAGAAGGTGCTGAAGACTTGCAGGTCCTTGCACGGCTCCTACGGTGCTGATGAGCAAGAAGATGAGAATAGTGACGCCCTGTCTCGGCTGTGTCGGTATGAATCTTGCCCAT TGTGTGATAAGATTTTCTTTTCTGAATTAATGAAGGAGGCATCAGATATCGCTGGATGCTTTAGTTCTAGAGTTAGACACCTCCTCCACCTTCATATTGCTACCGGAATGCAGAGATATGTGTTGCTCTTGCGACAATGTTTCAAAAATGATAGACAAACAATTGCAGAGGAAGGCCGGATGTTGATTGACTATGTTACAATGAATGCAATTGCAATCCGGAAAATCCTTAAGAAATATGATAAA GTTCATAGCTCTGTCAATGGCAGGGATTTCAAACGAAAGATGCAGGCAAAACATATTGAACTTTTGCAATCACCTTGGCTGATAGAATTAGGggctttttatttgaattttaatgagTCAGATGAGGAGTCGTCCTGTAAGATTTCCTGTCAATTTTCCTGTGATCTCAGTACCACTGAACCTGTAATGAAATTGAGGCTTCCAGATTCCATGAAGCTGGAGTGTAATCTGACTTGTCCTATTTGCTTG GATACTCTTTTTAACCCACATGCTTTGAGTTGCGGTCATCTCTTTTGCAAGTCTTGTGCTTGTTCAGCTGCTTCAGTGATGATCTTCCAAGGCCTCGAGGCTGCAAGTCCAGAGTCAAAGTGTCCTATCTGCAGAGAG GCTGGAGTATATTCTAATGCAGTGGAAATGCTAGAACTTGGTTTGCTCTTGAAAAGAAG ATGCAGAGAGTACTGGAAAGAGAGGCTAATTGCTGAACGTGCTGAGATGGTGAAGCAAACCAAGGACTACTGGGATTCACAAACAAAGTATGTGATTGGATATTGA
- the LOC117919873 gene encoding probable E3 ubiquitin-protein ligase BAH1-like isoform X2 has protein sequence MSKKMRIVTPCLGCVVCDKIFFSELMKEASDIAGCFSSRVRHLLHLHIATGMQRYVLLLRQCFKNDRQTIAEEGRMLIDYVTMNAIAIRKILKKYDKVHSSVNGRDFKRKMQAKHIELLQSPWLIELGAFYLNFNESDEESSCKISCQFSCDLSTTEPVMKLRLPDSMKLECNLTCPICLDTLFNPHALSCGHLFCKSCACSAASVMIFQGLEAASPESKCPICREAGVYSNAVEMLELGLLLKRRCREYWKERLIAERAEMVKQTKDYWDSQTKYVIGY, from the exons ATGAGCAAGAAGATGAGAATAGTGACGCCCTGTCTCGGCTGTGTCG TGTGTGATAAGATTTTCTTTTCTGAATTAATGAAGGAGGCATCAGATATCGCTGGATGCTTTAGTTCTAGAGTTAGACACCTCCTCCACCTTCATATTGCTACCGGAATGCAGAGATATGTGTTGCTCTTGCGACAATGTTTCAAAAATGATAGACAAACAATTGCAGAGGAAGGCCGGATGTTGATTGACTATGTTACAATGAATGCAATTGCAATCCGGAAAATCCTTAAGAAATATGATAAA GTTCATAGCTCTGTCAATGGCAGGGATTTCAAACGAAAGATGCAGGCAAAACATATTGAACTTTTGCAATCACCTTGGCTGATAGAATTAGGggctttttatttgaattttaatgagTCAGATGAGGAGTCGTCCTGTAAGATTTCCTGTCAATTTTCCTGTGATCTCAGTACCACTGAACCTGTAATGAAATTGAGGCTTCCAGATTCCATGAAGCTGGAGTGTAATCTGACTTGTCCTATTTGCTTG GATACTCTTTTTAACCCACATGCTTTGAGTTGCGGTCATCTCTTTTGCAAGTCTTGTGCTTGTTCAGCTGCTTCAGTGATGATCTTCCAAGGCCTCGAGGCTGCAAGTCCAGAGTCAAAGTGTCCTATCTGCAGAGAG GCTGGAGTATATTCTAATGCAGTGGAAATGCTAGAACTTGGTTTGCTCTTGAAAAGAAG ATGCAGAGAGTACTGGAAAGAGAGGCTAATTGCTGAACGTGCTGAGATGGTGAAGCAAACCAAGGACTACTGGGATTCACAAACAAAGTATGTGATTGGATATTGA
- the LOC117921137 gene encoding uncharacterized protein LOC117921137, whose translation MPPRRAASSQNSQANDDVPPVEGLPPVSAEGIYRYLGTLAGLVERQARAAGTNVQGQSSSSRGSSFDDFKKLGPPYFSGATDPTEAEAWILKMEKFFDVIVCSEEQKASYAAFMLDKEADHWWRMTRRLLEDQGPITWRQFREAFYKKYFPDSVRRQKVGEFIRLEQGDMTMAQYEAKFTELSRFSPQLIATEEEKALKFQDGLKPYLKNKISILKLGVYSEVVDRALIAEKDNEELHQYREQQRKRNRSDGAHGNQAQRRATSGRNQNKGKTTQNLDGICPTCGKKHGGRPCYRETGACFGCGKQGHLIRDCPENRKFIIGKPKEENKEDKQKPKAQGRVFAMTHRDAQATSDVVTGTLSSGEE comes from the coding sequence ATGCCACCAAGAAGAGCAGCTTCTTCACAAAACAGTCAGGCTAATGATGATGTACCTCCAGTTGAGGGTTTGCCTCCTGTGAGTGCAGAAGGGATCTATAGGTATCTTGGGACACTAGCTGGTTTAGTTGAACGCCAAGCTCGAGCTGCTGGGACTAATGTTCAAGGACAGTCTTCATCTTCTAGGGGTAGCTCTTTTGATGACTTCAAGAAATTGGGTCCTCCTTActtttctggtgctacagatcccacagaggcagaggcttggatccttaagatggagaaattctttgatgtaaTAGTTTGCTCTGAGGAGCAAAAAGCCTCTTATGCAGCttttatgttagataaagagGCAGATCATTGGTGGCGTATGACTAGGAGACTTTTGGAGGATCAGGGACCCATAACATGGAGACAATTTCGGGAGGCTTTCTACAAGAAGTATTTCCCTGACAGTGTTAGGCGGCAGAAGGTGGGGGAGTTTATTCGTTTGGAACAGGGGGATATGACTATGGCTCAGTATGAGGCCAAATTTACAGAGTTATCACGTTTTTCCCCACAGTTGATTGCTACAGAGGAGGAAAAggcattaaagtttcaggatggattgaagccttatttgaagaacaagatatctATTCTGAAGCTTGGTGTCTATTCAGAGGTTGTTGATAGAGCCCTTATAGCAGAGAAAGATAATGAGGAGCTTCATCAGTATAGGGAACAGCAAAGGAAGCGAAATAGAagtgatggtgctcatggtaatcAAGCACAGCGAAGGGCTACATCAGgaagaaatcagaataaagggAAGACAACGCAGAATTTGGATGGgatttgtcctacttgtggcaagaagcatgggggtaggccatgctatagagagactggagcttgctttggttgtgggaagCAAGGACATTTGATCAGAGATTGTCCAGAGAATAGGAAGTTCATCATTGGGAAgcctaaagaggaaaataaggaggataaacaGAAACCCAAAGCCCAAGGGCGGGTGTTTGCAATGACTCATCGAGATGCTCAGGCCACTTCTGATGTGGTGACAG
- the LOC117919873 gene encoding probable E3 ubiquitin-protein ligase BAH1-like isoform X3 translates to MSKKMRIVTPCLGCVGMNLAHEASDIAGCFSSRVRHLLHLHIATGMQRYVLLLRQCFKNDRQTIAEEGRMLIDYVTMNAIAIRKILKKYDKVHSSVNGRDFKRKMQAKHIELLQSPWLIELGAFYLNFNESDEESSCKISCQFSCDLSTTEPVMKLRLPDSMKLECNLTCPICLDTLFNPHALSCGHLFCKSCACSAASVMIFQGLEAASPESKCPICREAGVYSNAVEMLELGLLLKRRCREYWKERLIAERAEMVKQTKDYWDSQTKYVIGY, encoded by the exons ATGAGCAAGAAGATGAGAATAGTGACGCCCTGTCTCGGCTGTGTCGGTATGAATCTTGCCCAT GAGGCATCAGATATCGCTGGATGCTTTAGTTCTAGAGTTAGACACCTCCTCCACCTTCATATTGCTACCGGAATGCAGAGATATGTGTTGCTCTTGCGACAATGTTTCAAAAATGATAGACAAACAATTGCAGAGGAAGGCCGGATGTTGATTGACTATGTTACAATGAATGCAATTGCAATCCGGAAAATCCTTAAGAAATATGATAAA GTTCATAGCTCTGTCAATGGCAGGGATTTCAAACGAAAGATGCAGGCAAAACATATTGAACTTTTGCAATCACCTTGGCTGATAGAATTAGGggctttttatttgaattttaatgagTCAGATGAGGAGTCGTCCTGTAAGATTTCCTGTCAATTTTCCTGTGATCTCAGTACCACTGAACCTGTAATGAAATTGAGGCTTCCAGATTCCATGAAGCTGGAGTGTAATCTGACTTGTCCTATTTGCTTG GATACTCTTTTTAACCCACATGCTTTGAGTTGCGGTCATCTCTTTTGCAAGTCTTGTGCTTGTTCAGCTGCTTCAGTGATGATCTTCCAAGGCCTCGAGGCTGCAAGTCCAGAGTCAAAGTGTCCTATCTGCAGAGAG GCTGGAGTATATTCTAATGCAGTGGAAATGCTAGAACTTGGTTTGCTCTTGAAAAGAAG ATGCAGAGAGTACTGGAAAGAGAGGCTAATTGCTGAACGTGCTGAGATGGTGAAGCAAACCAAGGACTACTGGGATTCACAAACAAAGTATGTGATTGGATATTGA